A region of Melitaea cinxia chromosome 15, ilMelCinx1.1, whole genome shotgun sequence DNA encodes the following proteins:
- the LOC123660683 gene encoding glutathione S-transferase C-terminal domain-containing protein homolog: MKNELYLETHTTKEDFEKSFILKVSLESLITYCVYKYCDPYNIKLYFVHTTDSDDKELLSLKADCYCFDFIDVKNVAWQVASCLFPVVLFDDTIITGLCAVSRYICKHRSSASSPYENDGLLGFRKGCLQAPNEVSIWTKFCEVDLIKTVKKLLIEENLKEIPKNLMRFENHLNKPVKLHNMFKVARELKKVSTKHNENSKVAQSVKPSVEVKKISDGTKTPKQRKWKSNKNKQSDVNNSLNIEELGLKHQFAEGPFLTLADLVLVPSYYIIIEKIGKDMFEVLFPLSYQWFLKIRNIKEIVNFDFLLQKINALSLPLMKHLEIPKIEDVSLYKSDPKRHNPKKRLFTKTEDIEKALDSVQDGMELNVSSLEFDKAVDWNKVPDGANPAAGHLPVERVIRKSQQLENLCQVVISMAKEGDLIVDFCSGSGHLGILLAYLLPKCTIILLENKERSLLKAKNRVHNLGLTNVNFFQCNLDFVIGKFDIGIALHACGIASDLVLDKCLKANAKFVLCPCCYGSLHATDRLTYPRSSKFMSMTIDQYLCIGHTADQTHKEHPLTVRGERCMAIIDSDRARLAEEYGYKVTISRLKPLSCTEKNNLLVGVPGNNNRIK, encoded by the coding sequence ATGAAAAACGAACTATATTTAGAAACTCATACAACAAAAGAAGATTTTgagaaatcatttattttaaaagtttctcTAGAATCACTTATAACCTATTGTGTATACAAATATTGTGAtccttataatattaaactatatttCGTGCATACGACTGACAGTGACGATAAAGAATTATTGTCTTTGAAGGCagattgttattgttttgatttcATTGATGTGAAGAATGTAGCCTGGCAAGTGGCGTCATGTCTCTTTCCTGTTGTACTGTTTGATGACACGATAATTACCGGTCTGTGTGCAGTTTCCAGATATATTTGTAAACACCGATCATCTGCTTCTTCACCATACGAAAATGATGGCTTACTAGGTTTTCGCAAAGGCTGCCTTCAAGCACCAAATGAAGTATCTATATGGACAAAGTTCTGTGAAgtagatttaataaaaacagtaaaaaaattactcatCGAAGAAAATTTAAAGGAAATACCGAAAAATTTAATGAGGTTTGAAAATCACTTAAATAAGCCTGTTAAACTTCATAATATGTTTAAAGTTGCTAgggaattaaaaaaagttagtaCTAAACATAACGAAAATAGTAAAGTAGCTCAGAGTGTAAAACCTAGTGTAGAAGTCAAGAAAATAAGTGATGGTACAAAAACACCAAAACAAAGAAAATGGAAGTCGAATAAGAATAAACAATCTGATGTAAATAATTCACTTAATATTGAAGAATTAGGCTTAAAGCATCAATTTGCTGAAGGACCATTTTTAACACTTGCCGACTTAGTACTGGTGCCttcatattacataataatagaAAAGATTGGTAAAGACATGTTTGAAGTTCTGTTCCCGTTGTCATATCAatggtttttaaaaattagGAACATTAAAgaaattgttaattttgattttcttttacaaaaaattaatgcaTTATCCTTGCCATTAATGAAACATCTTGAAATACCAAAAATAGAAGATGTCAGTCTCTACAAGTCGGATCCAAAAAGACACAATCCTAAAAAGCGATTGTTTACAAAGACCGAGGATATAGAAAAGGCATTGGATAGTGTACAAGATGGCATGGAATTAAATGTGAGTAGTTTGGAGTTTGACAAAGCTGTGGATTGGAATAAAGTTCCTGATGGGGCTAATCCTGCAGCTGGTCACTTACCAGTTGAAAGGGTAATAAGAAAATCTCAGCAATTAGAGAACTTGTGTCAAGTGGTAATCAGCATGGCAAAGGAAGGTGACCTTATTGTTGACTTTTGCAGTGGAAGTGGACATTTAGGAATTCTTCTAGCTTATCTCCTAccaaaatgtacaataatattacTGGAAAATAAGGAACGGTCTCTGTTAAAAGCCAAGAATAGGGTACACAATCTGGGCTTaacaaatgttaatttttttcagtgtAATTTGGATTTTGTTATTGGTAAATTTGATATAGGAATTGCCTTACATGCATGTGGAATCGCAAGTGACTTGGTTCTAGATAAATGTTTAAAAGCAAATGCTAAATTTGTTCTTTGTCCTTGTTGTTATGGCTCCCTGCATGCAACCGACAGACTTACCTATCCAAGGAGTTCTAAATTCATGAGTATGACAATTGATCAATACTTGTGTATAGGTCATACTGCTGACCAAACTCATAAGGAACATCCTTTGACTGTAAGGGGAGAAAGATGTATGGCTATAATAGATTCAGATCGTGCCAGATTAGCGGAAGAATACGGATATAAAGTGACAATATCAAGATTGAAACCTTTATCGTGTactgaaaaaaataaccttCTTGTTGGTGTACCAGGTAacaataatagaataaaataa
- the LOC123660684 gene encoding 1,4-alpha-glucan-branching enzyme, whose translation MGGNYSAMDPMNVPVPDLTKLFERDGYLRPYEREIRRRYACFKDIWDKIEAWEGGVEGFTTGYRYYGPQFGADGSVVWREWAPGAHSVHLQGDFNGWNPKSHPFRKLEFGKWELHIPENPDGSCPIKHGSRVQLIVNDHLYRVSPWASYVKPFEGFTYQQFIYNPDEPYRFKHNKVDRPASLRIYECHVGIATNEGRVGTYAEFKDNVLPRIKNLGYNAIQLMAIMEHAYYASFGYQVTSFFAASSRYGTPCELKQLIDRAHELGIYVLLDVVHSHASKNTLDGLNEFDGTGACYFHDGARGTHSLWDSRLFNYSETEVLRFLLSNLRWYQEEYQFDGFRFDGVTSMLYHSRGIGEGFSGNYDEYYGLNVDTEALVYLMLANELVHSIDKRAITIAEDVSGMPASGRPIREGGTGFDYRLGMAIPDMWIKLLKEEKDENWKMGHIVHTLTNRRWMEGTVAYAESHDQALVGDKTIAFWLMDAAMYTHMSTLSEPSAVVERGLALHCMIRLITHALGGEAYLNFIGNEFGHPEWLDFPRAGNNSSYHYARRQWHLVDDDLLKYKFLNNFDKDMNALEDKYGWLRSNPGYVSCKHEGDKVIAFERAGLLFVFNFHPFQSFTDYRVGVDVSGKYQAVLCSDSKKYGGFGRVEPDGEFHFTQNMPWANRNDSVQVYIPCRTAIVYARCE comes from the exons AGGTGTGGAGGGCTTTACTACTGGATATAGATATTATGGACCACAATTTGGGGCAGATGGATCCGTCGTCTGGCGAGAATGGGCCCCGGGAGCACATTCGGTTCATCTTCAGGGAGACTTCA ATGGCTGGAACCCAAAAAGTCACCCGTTTAGAAAACTAGAATTTGGTAAATGGGAGCTTCATATACCAGAGAATCCAGATGGCTCTTGTCCTATCAAGCACGGAAGTCGCGTCCAGTTAATAGTCAATGACCATTTATACAGAGTGTCTCCATGGGCGAGCTATGTCAAACCATTTGAAGGTTTTACGTACCAACAGTTTATTTACAACCCAGATGAG CCCTATCGATTCAAACACAATAAGGTGGATAGACCTGCTTCTTTACGTATTTACGAGTGCCACGTTGGAATAGCTACCAACGAAGGGAGAGTTGGAACATATGCAGAGTTTAAGGATAACGTGTTACCTAGAATTAAAAACTtag GATACAATGCAATTCAGTTAATGGCTATAATGGAACACGCATATTACGCGTCTTTTGGATATCAAGTCACAAGCTTCTTTGCAGCTAGCAG CCGCTACGGCACGCCGTGCGAGCTGAAGCAGCTCATCGACCGCGCGCACGAGCTGGGCATCTACGTGCTGCTGGACGTCGTGCACTCGCACGCGTCCAAGAACACGCTGGACGGGCTCAACGAGTTCGACGGCACCGGCGCCTGCTACTTCCACGACGGGGCCCGCGGCACGCACTCGCTGTGGGACAGCCGCCTCTTCAACTACTCGGA AACTGAGGTGCTAAGATTTTTGTTGTCTAATTTGCGATGGTATCAGGAGGAATATCAATTCGACGGATTTAG ATTCGACGGCGTCACATCCATGTTATACCACAGCCGCggtataggagaaggattttcGGGCAACTACGACGAGTACTATGGACTTAACGTCGACACTGAAGCTCTCGTGTATCTCATGTTAGCTAACGAGCTCGTCCACTCCATCGACAAGAGGGCTATTACGATCGCtgag GACGTATCAGGAATGCCAGCGTCCGGGCGACCAATACGAGAAGGCGGAACTGGGTTCGATTACCGTTTAGGTATGGCAATTCCGGACATGTGGATCAAACTGTTGAAAGAAGAAAAAGATGAAAATTGGAAGATGGGGCACATTGTCCATACATTGACTAATAGGCGGTGGATGGAGGGCACTGTGGCTTATGCTGAGAGTCATGAccag GCGCTGGTGGGCGACAAGACCATAGCGTTCTGGCTGATGGACGCGGCCATGTACACGCACATGAGCACGCTGAGCGAGCCCAGCGCCGTGGTGGAGCGCGGCCTGGCGCTGCACTGCATGATCCGGCTCATCACGCACGCGCTGGGGGGCGAGGCCTACCTCAACTTCATCG GTAACGAATTCGGTCACCCCGAATGGCTGGACTTCCCACGCGCGGGTAACAACTCTTCGTATCACTACGCGCGCCGACAGTGGCATCTCGTAGACGATGACTTACTCAAGTACAAGTTCCTCAACAACTTCGATAAAGACATGAACGCGCTCGAGGACAAATACGGCTGGTTGAGGTCTAATCCC GGCTACGTATCATGCAAACATGAAGGCGACAAGGTGATCGCGTTTGAAAGGGCAGGCCTTCTGTTTGTATTTAACTTCCACCCCTTCCAGAGCTTCACAGACTACAGGGTTGGGGTTGATGTATCTGGCAAATATCAG GCTGTACTTTGTTCAGACAGTAAAAAATATGGTGGTTTTGGTCGTGTGGAGCCAGATGGAGAGTTTCATTTTACACAGAATATGCCTTGGGCTAACAGAAATGATTCAGTACAG GTCTACATCCCTTGCCGTACTGCTATTGTGTATGCTCGCtgtgaataa